Proteins from one Roseimicrobium gellanilyticum genomic window:
- a CDS encoding pentapeptide repeat-containing protein — translation MSQDLTPQELRAHSEWLSSNGASGKQLSKKNADLTGTDLTGANLAKAILPDARLDRATLVGTDLTGADLRGVNLEGTDADGARFINANMRDANLCETSLQGAQLDGADLSHAFAEGAQCSGASFVGADLTEADFSEADLDGANLTDAKQGGLNLSGAETSDTRGLTRG, via the coding sequence ATGTCCCAAGACCTGACACCCCAGGAACTGCGTGCGCACTCGGAATGGCTCTCCAGCAATGGAGCGTCTGGCAAGCAGCTGTCCAAAAAGAATGCCGACCTCACGGGGACCGACCTCACGGGAGCGAACCTGGCGAAAGCCATCCTTCCGGATGCGCGCCTAGATCGGGCGACCCTGGTGGGCACGGATCTGACCGGTGCGGATCTGCGTGGAGTGAACCTCGAAGGCACGGATGCGGATGGCGCGCGCTTCATCAATGCGAACATGCGCGATGCCAATCTCTGCGAGACCAGCCTGCAGGGCGCACAACTCGATGGCGCGGATCTCAGCCACGCCTTTGCCGAGGGTGCCCAGTGCTCCGGTGCGAGCTTCGTAGGAGCGGATCTTACCGAGGCTGATTTCAGCGAGGCGGATCTCGATGGTGCGAATCTCACGGATGCCAAGCAGGGTGGCCTGAATCTCAGCGGTGCTGAGACCTCGGACACACGTGGTCTGACGAGGGGGTAG
- a CDS encoding efflux RND transporter periplasmic adaptor subunit encodes MSEQPSNPTPSEPSSQSPPTEELLPDQQRKPRLSLYLVGVLVLLGAGVYAGMSPRIAQRKAVEEESKQLSLRTFATVNPTPGKPPEQVTLSAELKPIIETPVYARASGYVRKWYVDLGAKVKEGELLAELETPEIDRELAEGRATLRQAEAALGLAESTAKRWEELAGTKSVSAQEVEEKRADAALKTAAMEAEKARVQRLEQLTSFSRITAPFDGTITSREVDVGQLVSAGSSHELFRLAKTNKLRAYIRVPQTQARGVRIGQCAEVVVPEILGETFIAKIIRTAGAMDTASRTLLTELEIDNEKGEILAGSYARVRLAQNQPDALLTLPANTLLFRAEGIQVGVVDAQNKVQMRTLKIGRDFGPNVEILGGVETGDRVVLNPPDSLASGTEVRLAAVEPVAASGEVKTAAR; translated from the coding sequence ATGTCCGAGCAACCTTCCAATCCCACACCTTCGGAGCCGAGCAGTCAGAGCCCGCCCACCGAAGAACTTTTGCCAGACCAGCAGCGGAAGCCCCGCCTGAGCCTCTATCTTGTTGGCGTGCTCGTGCTCCTTGGTGCGGGTGTGTATGCGGGCATGTCTCCGCGCATCGCCCAACGCAAGGCCGTCGAGGAGGAATCCAAGCAACTCTCGCTGCGTACCTTTGCCACCGTGAATCCCACCCCCGGAAAGCCGCCAGAGCAGGTGACGCTCTCTGCGGAGCTCAAGCCGATCATCGAGACCCCGGTGTATGCGCGTGCCAGCGGCTATGTGCGGAAGTGGTATGTGGATCTCGGCGCGAAGGTGAAGGAAGGCGAGCTGCTCGCAGAGCTGGAAACGCCTGAGATTGATCGCGAACTCGCGGAAGGTCGCGCCACGCTGCGCCAGGCGGAGGCGGCACTGGGCCTTGCGGAATCCACCGCGAAACGTTGGGAAGAACTCGCCGGCACCAAGTCCGTGAGCGCGCAGGAAGTGGAGGAAAAGCGTGCCGATGCCGCGCTGAAGACTGCCGCGATGGAGGCGGAAAAGGCGCGGGTGCAGCGGCTGGAACAACTCACTTCGTTCTCGAGGATCACGGCTCCGTTCGATGGCACGATCACCTCTCGTGAAGTGGACGTGGGCCAACTCGTGAGTGCGGGCAGCAGCCATGAACTCTTCCGTCTCGCGAAAACGAACAAGCTGCGTGCCTACATCCGCGTGCCGCAGACCCAGGCGCGTGGCGTGCGGATTGGCCAATGCGCGGAAGTGGTGGTGCCTGAGATTTTGGGTGAGACTTTCATTGCGAAGATCATCCGCACTGCAGGTGCCATGGATACCGCTTCGCGTACACTGCTGACCGAGTTGGAGATTGATAACGAGAAGGGCGAGATCCTTGCCGGCAGCTATGCCCGTGTGCGCCTGGCGCAGAATCAGCCGGATGCGCTGCTGACGCTGCCTGCGAACACCCTGCTCTTCCGTGCGGAAGGCATCCAGGTGGGAGTGGTGGATGCACAGAACAAGGTGCAGATGCGCACGCTGAAGATTGGCCGCGACTTCGGTCCTAATGTGGAAATCCTCGGTGGTGTGGAGACGGGAGACCGCGTGGTGCTGAATCCGCCGGACTCGCTGGCGAGTGGGACTGAGGTACGGCTGGCGGCGGTGGAGCCTGTGGCGGCCAGTGGAGAGGTGAAGACGGCGGCGAGGTGA
- a CDS encoding PLP-dependent transferase — protein MSTRNLLTDPLCKPEDLGSAVPPTPYGISVCLPLWEHVIGYEEGDQRVVEKFKSGYPRFFVPPAIAAVFTAAEKEHAKPGERALVFPRLVHAERCAEFIEKNNAGPARVAEFGKESFGVTLFPEASYKTARLFWRFCGEVLSIRQSEAALGTAHNEYTEKEGHIATELIKQRLADITGQNKEDVFLFPSGMAANYAVHRMLSTILPNRKTVQLDFPYVDVLKLQERFGAGAHFLPFADDGDYEKLRAIIKSEPLAGIFAELPSNPLLKCVDLRKVTEMLFLEEKDVPIIVDDTVGSNVNVDAFLIADIVTTSLTKSFSGVGDVLAGSVIINSESPWHDEFAAFLRAHADHELWRGDAVALEQNSRDYVERMKTVSKNSVALYEFLAEHPSVEKVYHSIADDSGLYDHLQKVDGGHGCLLSFVLKDRDSTQRVYDAMQFSKGPSLGTNFTLVCPYTLLAHYDELDWAARCGVDRFLIRVSVGLEPTELIIERMKQALEV, from the coding sequence GTGAGCACACGCAATCTCCTGACCGATCCCCTCTGCAAGCCCGAAGACCTCGGCTCTGCCGTACCACCCACACCGTACGGCATCTCGGTGTGCCTGCCTCTCTGGGAGCACGTTATCGGCTACGAGGAAGGCGACCAGCGGGTGGTGGAGAAATTCAAGAGCGGCTACCCCCGATTCTTCGTGCCACCGGCCATCGCCGCAGTCTTCACCGCCGCGGAGAAGGAGCATGCCAAACCCGGTGAGCGCGCCCTCGTCTTCCCGCGCCTCGTGCATGCGGAGCGTTGTGCGGAGTTCATCGAAAAGAACAACGCCGGTCCCGCACGTGTGGCAGAGTTCGGCAAGGAGTCCTTCGGCGTCACTCTCTTCCCCGAGGCCTCTTACAAGACCGCACGCCTCTTCTGGCGCTTCTGCGGTGAGGTGCTCAGCATCCGCCAGAGCGAAGCCGCCCTCGGTACCGCGCACAACGAATACACCGAGAAGGAAGGTCACATCGCCACGGAACTCATCAAGCAGCGCCTCGCGGACATCACGGGCCAGAACAAGGAGGACGTCTTCCTCTTCCCCTCCGGCATGGCGGCGAACTACGCCGTGCACCGCATGCTCTCCACCATCCTGCCAAATCGCAAGACCGTGCAGCTCGACTTCCCCTATGTGGATGTGTTGAAGCTGCAGGAGCGCTTTGGCGCCGGGGCGCATTTCCTCCCGTTCGCGGACGATGGAGACTACGAGAAACTTCGCGCCATCATCAAGAGCGAGCCGCTCGCCGGCATCTTCGCCGAACTGCCCAGCAATCCCCTGCTGAAATGCGTGGACCTCCGCAAGGTCACCGAGATGCTCTTCCTCGAAGAGAAGGACGTGCCCATCATCGTGGATGACACCGTGGGCTCCAATGTGAACGTGGACGCCTTCCTCATTGCGGACATCGTCACCACCAGCCTGACCAAGTCCTTCTCCGGCGTGGGGGATGTGCTTGCAGGCAGCGTGATCATCAACAGCGAATCCCCCTGGCACGACGAGTTTGCCGCCTTCCTCCGTGCGCACGCCGACCACGAACTGTGGCGCGGCGATGCCGTGGCACTGGAGCAGAACTCCCGCGACTACGTGGAGCGCATGAAGACGGTCAGCAAGAACAGCGTGGCCCTCTACGAATTCCTCGCCGAGCATCCCTCCGTGGAAAAGGTGTATCACTCCATCGCAGATGATAGTGGATTGTATGATCACTTGCAGAAGGTGGACGGCGGCCACGGCTGCCTGCTTTCCTTCGTGCTGAAGGATCGCGACAGCACCCAGCGTGTGTACGACGCCATGCAGTTCAGCAAAGGCCCCAGCCTCGGCACGAACTTCACCCTCGTGTGCCCCTACACCCTCCTCGCCCACTACGACGAACTCGACTGGGCCGCCCGCTGCGGCGTGGACCGCTTCCTCATCCGCGTCTCCGTGGGACTCGAGCCCACAGAACTCATCATCGAGCGCATGAAGCAGGCGCTGGAGGTATAG
- a CDS encoding trans-sulfuration enzyme family protein, whose product MSSPSTSPTPESHGHFETAAIHVGQNWKDETGAVIPPVYLTSTFEYGNSGGFDYTRSGNPNFRNLQQTLAALEGCKHACVFASGVSAITAVVSTLKAGDMVVLEENVYGCTYRLFARVFEKFGVKTAYFDLSNPANYHHITDLKPALVWIESPTNPLLKVLDIAAISAVAKEVNAPVVVDNTFASSYVQQPIALGATLSLLSTTKYSNGHSDALGGAVCTNDNEWQEKMIFAQKALGLQPSPFDAWLTSRGLKTEAVRMERHASNALAFAGRLERVKGVKWVRYPFLLSHPQHELAIEQMRNGSGIVTADLGLSLEQTMAFMEASRYFTKAESLGGIESLICHPASMTHASIPREVREAVGITDGVVRFSVGIEHIEDLWTDVEQALQRAG is encoded by the coding sequence ATGTCCTCTCCTTCCACATCCCCCACCCCCGAGTCCCACGGCCATTTCGAAACGGCTGCCATTCATGTTGGGCAAAACTGGAAGGATGAAACGGGTGCGGTCATTCCGCCGGTGTATCTCACCAGCACCTTCGAGTACGGCAACTCCGGCGGCTTCGACTACACGCGCAGTGGCAATCCGAATTTCCGCAACCTCCAGCAAACGCTCGCCGCGCTGGAGGGCTGCAAGCACGCCTGCGTCTTCGCCAGCGGAGTGAGTGCCATCACCGCCGTGGTCTCCACCTTGAAGGCCGGTGACATGGTAGTGTTGGAGGAAAATGTCTATGGATGCACCTACCGCCTCTTTGCCCGGGTGTTTGAGAAGTTCGGCGTAAAGACCGCCTACTTCGACCTAAGCAATCCTGCCAACTACCACCACATCACGGACCTCAAACCCGCGCTGGTGTGGATCGAGTCGCCCACCAATCCACTCCTCAAGGTGCTCGACATCGCCGCCATCTCCGCCGTGGCGAAGGAAGTGAACGCCCCCGTGGTGGTGGACAATACCTTTGCCTCCAGCTACGTGCAGCAGCCCATCGCGCTCGGCGCGACGTTGTCCCTCCTGAGCACCACAAAGTACTCCAACGGTCACTCCGATGCCCTCGGCGGTGCAGTTTGCACGAATGATAACGAGTGGCAGGAGAAGATGATCTTCGCCCAGAAAGCGCTCGGCCTGCAACCCTCCCCCTTCGATGCGTGGCTCACCTCCCGTGGTCTCAAGACCGAGGCGGTACGCATGGAGCGTCACGCGTCCAATGCCCTCGCTTTCGCCGGACGTCTGGAGCGCGTGAAAGGCGTGAAGTGGGTACGCTATCCCTTCCTGCTCTCCCACCCCCAGCATGAGCTGGCCATCGAACAGATGCGCAATGGCAGCGGTATCGTCACTGCCGACCTCGGCCTTTCGCTGGAGCAGACCATGGCCTTCATGGAAGCCTCCCGCTATTTCACCAAGGCCGAGAGCCTCGGCGGCATCGAGAGCCTCATCTGCCACCCCGCCAGCATGACGCATGCGAGCATCCCGCGCGAAGTCCGCGAGGCCGTAGGCATCACCGATGGTGTCGTGCGTTTCTCCGTGGGCATCGAGCACATCGAGGACTTGTGGACGGATGTGGAGCAGGCCCTGCAACGCGCTGGCTGA
- the bioD gene encoding dethiobiotin synthase, whose translation MQIFITGTDTDAGKTYVTCRLLEAFKASGRVAVGCKPFCCGSREDVANLRAAGADGFSMDELNPCWMKIPASPYASSLIENQPIEPGAVLAACVSLRSRSEHILVEGVGGWEVPITEKYTAADFAEHLGWPVVVVVNNKLGALNHTILTVRNINARGLTCPGIILNYASAERDAASISNSMILDRMGIPVLGELMHGETDAAELLRAVEAAVP comes from the coding sequence ATGCAGATTTTCATCACCGGCACGGATACGGATGCCGGAAAGACCTACGTGACTTGCCGCCTTCTCGAAGCCTTCAAAGCCAGCGGGCGCGTCGCCGTGGGATGCAAACCCTTCTGCTGCGGCAGCCGTGAAGACGTCGCCAACTTGCGCGCCGCCGGCGCCGATGGCTTCAGCATGGATGAACTCAATCCCTGCTGGATGAAGATCCCTGCATCACCCTACGCCTCCTCACTCATCGAGAACCAGCCCATCGAGCCGGGTGCCGTGCTCGCCGCTTGTGTCTCCCTGCGCTCCCGCTCTGAACACATCCTGGTGGAAGGCGTGGGTGGCTGGGAGGTGCCCATCACGGAGAAGTACACCGCCGCCGACTTCGCCGAACACCTTGGCTGGCCCGTGGTCGTGGTGGTGAACAACAAACTCGGCGCGCTGAACCACACCATCCTCACCGTGCGGAACATCAATGCCCGCGGCCTCACCTGCCCCGGCATCATCCTCAACTACGCCTCCGCCGAACGCGACGCCGCCAGCATCTCCAACAGCATGATCCTCGACCGCATGGGCATCCCCGTCCTCGGCGAACTCATGCATGGCGAAACGGATGCGGCGGAGCTGCTGCGGGCGGTAGAGGCGGCAGTTCCCTGA
- a CDS encoding beta strand repeat-containing protein yields the protein MRADILTWDGDTTAANLQDGSGTWNTTAPDRWFNPAALPTPGYQPWNNATPDSAIFGQGGAGPYTVTLGEAITVEDITFQTAGYTIAGGGNALTLAAGSSITTTANATISASLAGTNGFTKEGTGNLTLGGGAVANTLTGTVTINAGTLTMSKTAGVNAIAGDITVAGGTLAWSASNQIADTASITVSGGSLTFNGASETFANYTQTGGTGIPNGSNSGIVTLTGTLAISGGSGMTLNSNARWSVNKVDFTGWSVTGDAILFGGNGLNRLTSLTVGSGGMTLTGQQITLNVATTTNALGAALILNGDLNASGTNLIRASGNPSAIPGAVTQIDVGSVNRNFNITAGTTTIQNGLAIVGTGGFTKTGAGTLALDTTTNGNLIAPGSITVQGGTLQWVKGGQVADTVGILVNGGVVNFNGQTETIASFTQTSSTTAGSVTGNNASLTILGELKISSGAGTGTGFTINSGAQVSANTVDLRGSNYNGSGGTSNISLLMGANTSTVLTVGTGGLLLDGQFIQMNAGSGGNRIVLNGDVTASGTNTFRMNAATLIAGAFHEIDLGGGIRTFNINGGTTSINSTGSNQGIVIVNGSLTKTGAGTLTFNGLASNTYTGLTTISQGILSMAKTAGVNAIAGDILVNGGTLSWGQNNQLADTTNITVTSGTMLFNGRSETFASYTQSGGGLPVSSTDNAGSVNITGTMRISGGNIYTVNSGGQTTVGKADFTDFTGNVLLVGGNSSSVVTTFTVGSGGLFLNGQTMTFNKGTAAGNQGSALILNGNVTASNNNTITPNGDSNGVSQIDLGTQVRTFDITSGTTTVNMNVVGTGGGINKTGAGILALNAVNSYTGKTTVSQGTLTLGASGRIDSSPWIQVDSGATLNVSAISGGYSYASAGTGVISGSGTIQGSLNIGAGKVLKPGTTSDPANIATAGDGVGTLTVTGNLTFNPSSLSTVAEFKIQSPSSSDKIDIGGSLSLDANSNIVVTFDNANPFTLGAGQSWTLIDWVGALNAAGFNPGDNNRTGNNLDGNEGNLDLPELSAGLFWQVENFTGSSSLTVSIVPEPGKALLFVFGMVGMLFRRKRQ from the coding sequence TTGCGTGCCGACATCCTCACCTGGGACGGCGACACTACCGCCGCAAACCTGCAGGACGGAAGCGGCACCTGGAACACCACAGCTCCAGACAGGTGGTTCAATCCTGCAGCGCTTCCAACTCCAGGCTACCAGCCTTGGAACAATGCCACACCGGACAGTGCCATCTTCGGCCAGGGTGGCGCTGGTCCCTACACAGTGACACTCGGTGAAGCCATCACGGTGGAGGACATCACCTTTCAGACAGCGGGATACACCATTGCCGGCGGTGGAAATGCGCTCACGCTGGCGGCGGGCTCCAGCATCACCACCACGGCCAATGCCACGATCAGCGCCTCCCTTGCCGGCACGAATGGTTTCACCAAGGAAGGGACAGGAAATCTCACCCTGGGTGGCGGAGCCGTGGCCAATACCCTTACAGGCACGGTCACCATCAATGCCGGCACGCTCACGATGAGCAAGACGGCGGGCGTCAATGCCATCGCCGGCGACATCACGGTGGCAGGCGGCACCCTGGCATGGAGCGCGAGCAATCAGATCGCGGATACTGCGAGCATCACCGTAAGCGGCGGCTCCCTGACCTTCAATGGCGCCAGCGAAACCTTCGCCAACTACACCCAGACTGGCGGCACGGGCATCCCCAATGGGTCCAACTCCGGCATCGTGACTCTCACTGGCACCCTCGCCATTTCCGGTGGCAGCGGGATGACCCTGAACAGCAATGCCCGGTGGTCTGTGAACAAAGTGGACTTCACCGGATGGTCGGTCACCGGTGACGCGATCCTCTTCGGTGGAAATGGCCTCAACCGTCTGACGTCGCTGACCGTGGGTTCCGGAGGCATGACCCTCACCGGCCAGCAAATCACCCTGAATGTCGCCACCACCACCAATGCCTTGGGTGCCGCACTGATCCTGAACGGCGACCTCAATGCCAGCGGCACCAACCTCATCCGCGCCAGTGGCAATCCCTCCGCCATCCCCGGGGCGGTGACACAAATCGATGTTGGCTCTGTGAATCGGAATTTCAACATCACTGCCGGCACCACCACCATTCAGAACGGCCTCGCCATTGTCGGAACGGGCGGCTTCACCAAGACCGGCGCAGGCACGCTTGCCCTCGATACCACCACGAATGGCAACCTCATCGCGCCCGGCAGCATCACCGTACAGGGAGGCACCCTCCAATGGGTCAAGGGCGGTCAGGTCGCGGACACGGTCGGCATCCTTGTGAATGGCGGCGTGGTGAATTTCAACGGCCAGACCGAAACCATCGCCAGCTTCACGCAAACATCCTCCACCACCGCAGGCAGTGTGACCGGGAATAATGCCTCACTGACCATCTTGGGCGAGTTGAAGATCTCCAGTGGCGCCGGCACCGGCACGGGATTCACCATAAACTCGGGAGCACAGGTCAGCGCCAATACCGTGGATCTGCGCGGCAGCAACTACAACGGCTCGGGAGGTACCTCCAACATCTCTCTTCTCATGGGTGCCAACACCAGCACCGTGCTAACGGTGGGCACGGGCGGGCTGTTGCTCGACGGCCAGTTCATCCAGATGAACGCAGGGTCAGGAGGCAATCGCATTGTGCTCAATGGCGATGTCACAGCCTCCGGCACGAACACTTTTCGCATGAATGCCGCCACCCTGATCGCTGGCGCGTTTCATGAAATCGATCTGGGCGGAGGTATTCGCACTTTCAACATCAACGGCGGCACCACCTCCATCAACAGCACCGGCTCCAATCAGGGCATAGTCATCGTGAATGGCTCGCTCACCAAGACGGGTGCAGGCACACTCACCTTCAACGGCCTCGCATCCAATACCTACACTGGTCTCACCACCATTTCCCAGGGCATCCTCAGCATGGCCAAGACAGCCGGGGTAAACGCCATCGCGGGAGACATTCTCGTGAACGGCGGCACGCTCTCCTGGGGACAAAACAATCAGCTCGCGGATACCACCAACATCACCGTCACCAGCGGCACCATGCTGTTCAACGGTCGAAGCGAAACCTTTGCCAGCTACACCCAGTCTGGCGGCGGCCTCCCTGTCAGCAGCACGGACAACGCGGGCTCCGTGAATATCACGGGCACCATGCGCATCTCCGGCGGAAACATCTACACAGTCAACAGCGGCGGGCAGACCACCGTGGGCAAGGCAGATTTTACTGACTTCACCGGCAATGTCCTGCTGGTGGGTGGCAATTCCAGTTCTGTCGTCACCACCTTCACCGTGGGTTCAGGCGGCCTGTTCCTCAATGGCCAGACCATGACCTTCAACAAGGGCACGGCCGCAGGCAATCAGGGCAGTGCTCTGATACTGAATGGCAACGTCACCGCTTCCAACAACAACACCATCACCCCCAATGGTGATAGCAATGGAGTCTCTCAAATCGACTTGGGAACTCAAGTCCGCACCTTTGACATCACGAGCGGAACGACCACGGTAAACATGAATGTGGTGGGAACAGGGGGCGGCATCAACAAGACTGGTGCAGGCATCCTGGCCTTGAACGCAGTGAATTCCTACACCGGCAAGACCACCGTGAGCCAGGGCACCCTCACGCTCGGTGCCTCTGGCCGCATTGACTCCAGCCCGTGGATTCAGGTGGACTCGGGAGCCACGCTCAATGTCAGCGCCATCTCCGGCGGTTACTCGTACGCCTCCGCAGGCACTGGCGTCATCAGCGGCAGCGGCACCATCCAGGGCAGCCTGAACATCGGCGCGGGCAAGGTGCTCAAGCCCGGCACCACCTCTGATCCCGCGAACATCGCCACCGCTGGCGATGGCGTCGGCACACTCACCGTCACGGGGAATCTCACCTTCAATCCCTCCAGCCTCTCCACCGTGGCGGAGTTCAAAATCCAGAGCCCCTCTTCCTCCGACAAGATCGACATCGGTGGCTCCCTCTCGCTGGATGCGAACAGCAACATCGTCGTGACCTTTGACAACGCGAATCCCTTCACGCTTGGTGCGGGTCAAAGCTGGACTCTCATCGACTGGGTCGGTGCTCTGAATGCCGCGGGCTTCAACCCCGGCGACAACAACCGCACCGGCAACAATTTGGATGGCAATGAAGGCAATCTCGATCTCCCCGAACTCTCCGCCGGCCTCTTCTGGCAGGTGGAAAACTTCACCGGCTCCAGCTCGCTCACGGTCAGCATCGTGCCGGAACCCGGAAAGGCATTGCTGTTCGTATTTGGCATGGTCGGCATGCTCTTCCGCCGGAAGCGGCAGTAG
- a CDS encoding redoxin domain-containing protein: MKPLRLLPVLLASTLAIPASLRADDPLANQFKAFDKDGDGRVSMAELEEKPMLKKLDQDGDGFVTLEETRSGMARLRGAVANRIKNGKDEQGTVPLEVLFGQVDANDDGKINKEELPNPEWFNKLDGNKDGIVVLDEARTVLGSQVSRKYLPRPENSAPIAKPDEKSLKEQPQQLKGSDHGIGHLVADITLKDLSGKDVTLSQLKAKNGLIIALFSATCPISNKLGAEYARLAKECSERDIAFVLLNAVPSDKTEDLQKFTKDHQITAAVLNDPQSTLLRTLSATTTTEVFLIDAARTLKYRGAVHDQYGLGYSKDAPTKEYLRMAMNDLVKGQPISIAATTAPGCALDLPANDKLATANTNVTYHNQVSRILQNHCVECHRADGVGPFPLETLADVIDNAGMIRKQVERGTMPPWFAAKSDASNESPWANDCSLSTRDKTDLLSWLTSSDRPAGDPKEAPLPRQFSGEWTIGKPDVVFALPKPFAIKAEGTMPYQKATITTSFPEDRWVQAYEIIPTAPQVVHHVIVRVHEKGSKISDRDEGSDGYWAAYVPGNTHRILPPAHAKRLPAGSTISFQIHYTPNGTTVEDQLKIGMIFSKEPPEYEVKVAAVSHPRIRIPAGASDHVEVRNQGVPTDMLFSAYMAHMHVRGKAFKYEVTYPDGKTETLLDIPRYDFNWQLAYDYKQPKFVPRGSVVKITAVYDNSTNNPANPDPTKEVRWGAQTYDEMMIGYVEHFVPLPKAKVAVK, encoded by the coding sequence ATGAAGCCCCTCCGCCTTCTCCCCGTCCTGCTTGCCAGCACGCTCGCCATCCCTGCATCGCTCCGTGCAGACGATCCGCTGGCCAATCAGTTCAAGGCCTTCGACAAAGACGGCGACGGACGTGTCAGCATGGCGGAACTGGAAGAGAAGCCCATGCTCAAGAAGCTGGACCAGGACGGTGATGGCTTCGTGACCTTGGAAGAAACCCGCTCCGGCATGGCCCGCCTCCGCGGCGCCGTCGCGAATCGCATCAAGAACGGCAAAGACGAGCAGGGCACCGTGCCACTCGAAGTCCTCTTCGGACAGGTGGATGCGAACGACGACGGCAAGATCAACAAAGAAGAACTGCCCAACCCAGAGTGGTTCAACAAACTCGATGGCAACAAGGACGGCATCGTGGTGCTCGACGAAGCCCGCACCGTGCTCGGCAGCCAGGTCTCCCGCAAGTACCTGCCCCGCCCTGAAAACTCCGCGCCCATCGCGAAGCCCGACGAAAAATCCCTGAAGGAACAACCCCAGCAACTTAAGGGCTCAGACCATGGCATCGGCCATCTGGTGGCAGACATCACCTTGAAGGATCTCTCCGGCAAGGATGTCACCCTTTCCCAACTCAAGGCAAAGAACGGCCTCATCATCGCTCTCTTCAGTGCCACCTGTCCCATTAGCAACAAGCTCGGTGCGGAGTACGCCCGCCTCGCCAAGGAATGCAGCGAGCGCGACATCGCCTTCGTCCTCCTCAATGCCGTGCCTTCCGACAAAACGGAAGACCTGCAGAAATTCACCAAGGATCATCAGATCACCGCCGCCGTGTTGAATGATCCCCAGTCCACTCTGCTGCGCACCCTCTCGGCCACGACCACCACGGAAGTATTCCTCATCGATGCCGCTCGAACACTGAAGTATCGCGGTGCCGTGCATGACCAGTATGGGCTGGGCTACAGCAAGGATGCTCCCACGAAAGAGTACCTCCGCATGGCGATGAATGACCTTGTCAAAGGGCAGCCCATCTCCATCGCCGCTACCACCGCACCCGGCTGCGCGCTGGATCTTCCCGCCAATGACAAGCTGGCCACCGCCAATACGAACGTCACCTACCACAATCAAGTCTCCCGCATCCTGCAGAATCACTGCGTGGAGTGCCACCGCGCCGATGGCGTCGGCCCCTTCCCGCTCGAAACCCTCGCTGACGTCATCGACAACGCCGGCATGATTCGCAAGCAGGTGGAACGTGGCACCATGCCTCCGTGGTTTGCAGCGAAGAGCGATGCTTCCAACGAGAGCCCGTGGGCCAACGATTGCTCTCTCTCCACACGCGACAAGACTGACCTGCTCTCTTGGCTCACCAGCAGTGACCGTCCCGCCGGCGATCCGAAGGAGGCTCCTCTGCCCCGCCAGTTCTCCGGTGAGTGGACCATCGGAAAACCCGACGTCGTCTTTGCGCTGCCCAAGCCTTTTGCCATCAAAGCGGAAGGCACCATGCCCTATCAAAAGGCCACCATCACCACTTCCTTCCCCGAGGACCGCTGGGTACAAGCCTACGAAATCATTCCCACCGCACCGCAGGTCGTGCATCACGTGATTGTCCGTGTGCATGAGAAGGGCTCAAAGATCTCAGACCGCGATGAAGGCAGCGATGGCTACTGGGCCGCCTATGTTCCCGGGAATACGCATCGCATCCTGCCGCCTGCCCACGCGAAGCGCCTGCCTGCCGGCTCCACCATCAGCTTCCAGATCCACTACACGCCGAATGGCACGACCGTGGAGGATCAGCTGAAGATCGGCATGATCTTCTCCAAAGAACCACCCGAGTACGAAGTGAAAGTGGCCGCCGTGTCCCACCCCCGCATCCGCATCCCTGCTGGTGCCTCCGATCACGTTGAAGTGCGCAATCAAGGCGTGCCCACCGACATGCTCTTCAGCGCCTACATGGCCCACATGCATGTGCGAGGCAAAGCCTTCAAATACGAAGTCACCTACCCGGACGGCAAGACCGAGACCCTGCTCGACATTCCCCGCTATGACTTCAACTGGCAGCTCGCCTATGACTACAAGCAGCCCAAGTTTGTCCCTCGCGGCAGCGTCGTGAAGATCACCGCCGTGTACGACAACAGCACGAACAATCCCGCCAATCCCGACCCCACCAAGGAAGTCCGTTGGGGTGCCCAGACTTATGATGAGATGATGATCGGCTACGTGGAGCACTTCGTGCCACTGCCGAAGGCGAAGGTGGCGGTGAAGTAG